In one Thermodesulfobium acidiphilum genomic region, the following are encoded:
- a CDS encoding formate dehydrogenase subunit gamma, with amino-acid sequence MAKRMIEKHKKATRIFHWLHLITFIIMLWTGLSLFYPLMNAMSFPFGSLRNAAFVHKYLGFFYLLLPLLYAVFNLKLFSGFIKLISTFTPEDKKWMKVFGGYLSPIIKAKEIPPQGKINAGQKLLGWIIIIFSLCLGFTGSMMFFYASFPGYLIQIAIIIHVFCGTFLGSAIIVHFYLGAINPSSRKELGTMLGNGLIDEEYVMKHNALWYEELKK; translated from the coding sequence ATGGCTAAGAGGATGATTGAAAAACACAAAAAAGCTACGCGAATATTTCATTGGTTACATCTTATAACATTTATAATCATGTTATGGACTGGTTTATCATTATTTTATCCTTTGATGAACGCTATGAGCTTTCCATTTGGGAGCCTTAGAAATGCTGCTTTTGTTCACAAATATCTTGGCTTTTTTTACCTTTTGCTGCCTCTTTTGTATGCAGTATTTAATTTGAAATTGTTTTCAGGTTTTATAAAATTAATTAGTACCTTCACACCTGAAGACAAAAAATGGATGAAAGTTTTTGGAGGATATCTTTCTCCAATCATAAAGGCAAAGGAAATACCTCCACAGGGCAAGATCAATGCAGGTCAAAAGCTTTTAGGTTGGATAATAATTATATTTTCATTATGCCTTGGATTTACAGGTTCAATGATGTTTTTTTATGCATCATTCCCAGGTTATTTAATACAGATAGCAATTATTATACACGTTTTTTGCGGCACGTTTTTAGGATCGGCAATTATTGTTCACTTTTACCTTGGAGCAATTAATCCTAGTTCTAGAAAGGAACTTGGCACAATGCTTGGTAATGGATTGATCGATGAAGAGTATGTAATGAAGCACAATGCTTTGTGGTATGAAGAGTTAAAGAAGTAA
- a CDS encoding TolC family protein, whose amino-acid sequence MSLIARENKYIKRIVFSFLLFLISLLIYSLSPNLPTSYAADSNETNILTLEDALKIAKENNKTLQAQYYQMQSAKETYIQALGYRLPNITGSLNYERIRTMSTNNASYGSKDDFSYSLNANQLLYDFGATNSYIQSVYHTYKQSEKQYLDTLRQIEYQVKQSYLNVLSAKQLYDTAKEGLNLANLILKYTQSEFDVGLVARSDVLSAEVEVQNAKISLLNAKNQINVSLANLANVLGYDPRKSFTISQIAYKNSPKSISTSFADQIFSIAIKNRPDIAAIVESIDVANYTLKNLKSSLYPKINLVADYSRSDSKFPPENYSWFYGITATVTFYNGGQNISKIRQEQDTLNYLIKTKDNLEDSVKLAVWTDILNLNNAYSTFELSDAAVKSAEENLKVNEAQYKEGLNSIIDLTTARNNYIAAKNQRIINEYNYYLSLATLERDLGVKFFNIENY is encoded by the coding sequence ATGTCATTAATAGCAAGGGAAAATAAATATATTAAAAGGATCGTATTTAGCTTTTTACTATTCTTGATATCTCTACTTATTTACAGCCTATCACCAAATTTACCAACATCCTACGCAGCTGACTCAAACGAAACAAACATACTAACTCTTGAAGATGCACTCAAAATAGCAAAAGAAAACAACAAAACTCTTCAAGCACAATATTATCAGATGCAATCTGCAAAGGAAACGTATATTCAAGCTTTAGGATACAGACTGCCAAATATTACAGGTTCTCTTAACTACGAAAGAATTAGGACTATGTCAACAAATAATGCGTCTTATGGTTCAAAAGATGATTTTTCTTATTCTTTAAATGCAAATCAGCTTCTTTATGATTTTGGAGCAACAAATTCATATATACAAAGTGTTTATCACACGTACAAGCAAAGCGAAAAGCAATATCTTGATACTCTCAGACAAATAGAATATCAGGTAAAACAAAGTTATTTAAACGTTTTATCTGCTAAACAACTTTATGATACTGCTAAAGAAGGTTTAAACCTTGCCAATCTAATTTTAAAATACACTCAATCTGAATTTGACGTAGGTTTAGTTGCCAGATCAGATGTTCTCTCCGCAGAAGTTGAAGTCCAAAACGCTAAAATTTCACTTTTAAACGCTAAAAATCAAATTAACGTGAGTCTTGCAAACTTAGCAAATGTATTAGGTTATGACCCTAGAAAAAGTTTTACAATATCTCAAATAGCTTATAAGAATTCTCCTAAATCTATATCAACAAGCTTTGCAGATCAAATTTTTTCCATTGCAATAAAAAATAGACCTGATATTGCAGCCATCGTAGAAAGTATTGATGTTGCAAATTATACTCTGAAAAACCTTAAAAGTTCTTTATACCCTAAAATTAATCTTGTTGCCGATTATTCAAGAAGTGATAGTAAATTTCCACCTGAAAACTATTCATGGTTCTACGGCATAACCGCAACGGTAACCTTTTACAACGGTGGACAAAACATTTCGAAAATCAGACAGGAACAGGACACCCTTAATTATTTGATAAAAACAAAAGATAATTTAGAAGATTCAGTAAAACTAGCTGTGTGGACAGATATTTTGAATTTAAACAACGCTTATTCTACGTTTGAGTTATCTGACGCTGCAGTAAAAAGTGCTGAAGAGAATCTAAAAGTAAATGAAGCCCAATATAAAGAGGGTTTAAATTCTATAATTGATCTTACAACAGCTAGAAATAACTATATTGCGGCAAAAAATCAAAGAATTATAAATGAATATAATTATTATCTTAGCCTTGCTACCCTGGAGAGAGATCTGGGTGTAAAATTTTTCAATATTGAAAATTACTAA
- a CDS encoding ABC transporter ATP-binding protein — MNEKIIELENIQKVYKSGTLETVVLRDISFVINKGEFASIMAPSGSGKTTLMNIIGLLDRPTGGRYFLDNKEVSKLSDNELAHLRNQYIGFIFQQFHLLPDLTAIENVLLPSVYAKNPPPDIRDRAKKYLETVGLGERLNFYPSELSGGQQQRVAIARSLINNPKLILADEPTGNLDPQSGMEILSVFQKLNEEGITILMVTHSPEIALFTKKVITLSFGKVLKEDIIKNPKSAQEELQKMYMINP; from the coding sequence ATGAACGAAAAAATTATAGAATTAGAAAATATACAAAAAGTCTATAAATCTGGTACTCTTGAGACAGTTGTCTTAAGAGACATAAGCTTTGTTATCAACAAAGGTGAATTTGCTTCTATTATGGCACCATCTGGAAGCGGAAAAACAACTCTAATGAACATAATAGGACTGTTAGATAGACCTACAGGAGGAAGATATTTCCTGGATAACAAAGAGGTTTCCAAATTATCAGATAATGAACTTGCTCATCTGAGAAATCAATATATAGGCTTTATATTTCAGCAATTTCATCTCTTACCTGATCTTACAGCAATTGAAAATGTTTTACTCCCCTCTGTATATGCAAAAAATCCTCCACCAGATATAAGAGACAGAGCTAAAAAGTATCTTGAAACAGTAGGTTTGGGAGAAAGACTAAATTTTTATCCGTCTGAATTATCAGGCGGCCAACAACAAAGAGTAGCTATAGCAAGATCTCTTATCAATAATCCTAAGTTAATTCTTGCCGATGAGCCAACAGGTAACCTTGATCCACAATCTGGCATGGAAATATTGTCAGTTTTTCAAAAACTTAATGAAGAAGGCATTACAATATTAATGGTTACTCACTCTCCTGAAATTGCGCTTTTTACAAAAAAGGTAATTACTCTTAGCTTTGGTAAAGTGCTTAAAGAAGATATTATTAAAAATCCCAAATCTGCTCAAGAAGAATTGCAAAAAATGTATATGATCAATCCATGA
- a CDS encoding ABC transporter permease, translating into MNNFLINFSQALRSISRRKSKSILAILGFLIGISATVIIASISSGVKEKTIEQIKSMGSNMIVVTAGQLKIMGNRPHQVGNVTTLTPLDYEIIKKDLPNAKIAATQQKTFTVKFSDYSTQTTIIGATPSLFSVRGYTVSIGREFTSRENRLRERVAIIGRTVIQNLNAIPEQLLNATIFINNIPFRVIGIQDPVGIDIGGQDEDNQIIIPLDTALDRVLNVTYINNIYISAPQEYLMSSYKDEVIKILRKNHKLTDGQQNDFTVQDQSDIIAAQTKSTQTLDNLTVALAMIAVFIGGLGIAAVLLVAVRERTKEIGVRKSFGATKQDILTQFFIEATILSGSGTISGVLIGLLITFIITLITKMPFVIPFNVLIPLIFIAFLMGVIFGTIPAKRAADVDPIRAIYS; encoded by the coding sequence ATGAACAATTTCCTCATTAATTTTTCACAAGCATTGAGAAGTATTTCTAGAAGAAAAAGTAAATCAATTCTTGCTATTTTGGGTTTCTTAATCGGTATAAGCGCAACTGTCATAATAGCAAGTATCAGCTCTGGAGTGAAAGAAAAGACAATTGAACAAATAAAAAGTATGGGCAGTAATATGATAGTAGTTACAGCTGGGCAACTCAAAATAATGGGAAACAGACCACATCAGGTCGGAAATGTAACTACTCTTACCCCCTTGGATTATGAAATCATTAAAAAGGATTTACCAAATGCAAAAATCGCAGCAACACAGCAAAAAACATTTACAGTAAAATTCTCTGATTATAGCACACAAACTACCATTATAGGTGCAACTCCAAGCCTATTTAGTGTAAGAGGTTACACAGTTAGTATAGGAAGAGAATTTACTTCTAGAGAAAATAGACTTCGTGAAAGAGTAGCAATAATTGGTAGAACAGTAATACAAAACCTAAATGCAATCCCAGAACAACTTCTAAATGCGACAATTTTTATAAATAATATACCATTTAGAGTTATAGGAATACAGGATCCGGTAGGAATTGATATTGGTGGACAAGATGAAGATAATCAGATAATTATTCCTCTTGACACAGCTCTAGATAGAGTTCTAAACGTTACGTATATTAATAATATCTACATTAGCGCACCACAAGAATATCTTATGAGTTCATATAAAGACGAGGTAATTAAAATACTAAGGAAAAATCATAAACTTACAGATGGGCAACAAAATGATTTTACAGTTCAGGATCAAAGCGACATAATTGCAGCACAAACTAAGTCTACTCAAACACTTGATAACCTTACAGTAGCATTAGCCATGATTGCTGTCTTTATAGGTGGGCTAGGGATTGCTGCTGTTTTACTTGTCGCAGTAAGAGAACGGACCAAAGAAATAGGTGTCAGAAAATCCTTTGGTGCTACAAAACAAGATATCTTGACTCAGTTTTTTATTGAAGCAACAATACTTTCTGGTTCTGGTACAATTTCTGGTGTATTAATAGGCCTATTAATAACTTTTATAATAACTTTAATTACTAAAATGCCTTTTGTAATCCCCTTCAACGTTTTAATTCCACTAATATTTATAGCTTTTCTAATGGGAGTCATATTTGGAACAATACCAGCAAAAAGAGCTGCAGATGTAGATCCAATTAGAGCTATTTACTCATAA
- a CDS encoding 4Fe-4S dicluster domain-containing protein, with amino-acid sequence MERVAYMFDSSKCMGCRGCQSVCKQWNDQKTDPTTFTGFYTNPPDLNPHTRMIINFYDDFTEGQNFNFLKYQCFHCGEPACVKACPSGALFQAENGIVAFDDNKCIACGYCHSACPFGIPQIGKVVNKCDMCYSRVIEGNKSDETSIPACVKACLGGALYFGKRDELVKQGKERVEVLKKEGFTEANLYGENILGGLGVLSILKYEPEKYGLPKDPVFPVNTLIWKNIMHPLGLVMLGGAAGLVFLHRLIQAGNKGGDQ; translated from the coding sequence CAATCTGTTTGTAAACAATGGAACGATCAGAAGACCGATCCTACGACTTTTACAGGTTTTTATACTAATCCCCCAGACTTGAATCCACATACTCGTATGATTATAAACTTTTATGATGATTTTACTGAAGGACAGAACTTTAACTTTTTAAAATATCAATGCTTTCATTGCGGAGAACCTGCTTGCGTCAAAGCTTGCCCAAGTGGAGCTCTTTTTCAGGCAGAGAACGGAATAGTAGCTTTTGATGACAATAAGTGTATAGCATGTGGATATTGTCACAGCGCATGTCCCTTTGGAATTCCTCAAATTGGAAAAGTTGTAAATAAATGTGATATGTGTTATTCAAGAGTTATTGAAGGCAATAAGTCTGATGAGACCTCTATTCCAGCTTGTGTAAAGGCATGTTTAGGTGGAGCGCTTTATTTTGGCAAAAGAGATGAACTTGTAAAACAGGGGAAAGAAAGAGTCGAAGTTTTGAAAAAAGAAGGGTTTACAGAAGCCAATCTTTATGGTGAAAACATACTTGGGGGACTAGGAGTATTATCTATACTTAAATATGAACCTGAAAAATACGGTTTGCCAAAAGATCCTGTCTTTCCAGTAAATACACTTATCTGGAAAAACATAATGCATCCGCTTGGTCTAGTTATGTTAGGTGGCGCTGCTGGTTTGGTATTTCTTCACAGACTTATACAAGCTGGGAATAAAGGAGGTGACCAATAA
- a CDS encoding ABC transporter permease, with protein sequence MISGISLCILVITLVTSISLGARQLVNETLQQFGPTSIIVFAGGRRQPGQPFQRYTTMTLDDVKSIKDQISGIVAIDPEANSNMNAKYRAQNIDTIVSGATPSFTTAWDWNVAEGRFFTERENASMSRVAVIGTTVAKQLFQGENPLGKLIRIGTTPFTVIGVLTSLGTTPNGIDRDNRIVIPLNTMMKRMLNQTYITMMRIKFAPDTNINVVADEISTILRYNHKLTTSGLPDDFTIITPDKVMEFLNKINSTLNIFLVVSTIVAIIIGSVVVSNIMQASISEREKEIALRRAFGATKSLIVIQVFLEIFVISIIGSIFGATLGALLGIIMEHLTGIHVSISPLLFLVAFSVSTIIALIAGIQPAIKASSYDPAAVLQR encoded by the coding sequence ATGATCTCAGGTATATCTCTTTGTATCCTTGTAATTACTTTAGTAACCTCAATAAGTCTTGGTGCAAGACAGCTTGTAAACGAAACCCTTCAACAATTTGGTCCAACTTCCATTATAGTTTTTGCTGGAGGCAGAAGACAACCCGGGCAACCATTTCAAAGGTATACTACCATGACATTAGATGATGTCAAATCAATCAAAGACCAGATAAGCGGCATTGTAGCAATAGATCCTGAAGCAAACAGTAATATGAACGCAAAATATAGAGCACAAAACATAGACACAATTGTCTCTGGTGCAACACCATCATTCACTACCGCATGGGATTGGAATGTAGCTGAAGGGAGATTTTTTACCGAAAGAGAAAATGCTTCTATGTCAAGAGTAGCTGTAATTGGAACTACAGTTGCAAAGCAATTATTTCAGGGGGAAAATCCGCTTGGCAAGCTTATTAGAATTGGCACCACACCATTTACAGTTATTGGAGTATTAACTTCGCTTGGTACTACACCGAATGGAATTGATAGAGACAATAGAATTGTAATCCCTCTTAACACGATGATGAAAAGAATGTTGAACCAGACATACATTACAATGATGAGAATAAAGTTTGCACCGGACACTAACATAAACGTTGTAGCAGATGAAATTAGTACAATTCTAAGATATAATCACAAACTTACTACATCGGGCCTTCCAGATGATTTTACAATCATAACCCCTGATAAGGTGATGGAATTTTTAAACAAAATAAACTCAACCTTAAATATTTTTTTAGTTGTTTCGACAATAGTTGCAATAATTATAGGTTCTGTCGTTGTTTCGAATATAATGCAGGCATCTATTTCTGAAAGAGAAAAAGAAATTGCTCTCAGAAGAGCATTTGGAGCTACAAAATCGCTTATTGTAATACAAGTTTTCCTTGAAATATTTGTGATTAGTATTATTGGTTCAATTTTTGGAGCAACCTTGGGAGCTTTACTTGGAATAATAATGGAACATTTAACAGGAATTCACGTTTCAATTAGCCCTCTCTTATTTCTTGTCGCATTTAGCGTATCTACAATAATAGCGTTAATTGCAGGAATCCAACCTGCAATAAAAGCTAGTTCATACGATCCAGCAGCAGTTTTACAAAGATGA
- a CDS encoding efflux RND transporter periplasmic adaptor subunit: MLKFFKQKKVIAIITALIIILTIILYGYNTYMNNLKKLQQEVKITQVTRKTITEVVNSTGTINPQVGAQINVGARVTGQVIKLNVQVGSVVQAGEVLAEIDPRPQIAALEQAKSNYQAALSNYNYAKINYERYAKLFEEGLISKDKYDSVKANYLAQKGTVDAAKAAVNTAQTNLEYCTITAPISGMVSAVTTHQGETVVSGLNAPNFVTIDDLDKLEVDASIDETDIGKVKVGMPATFTVLAYPNKTFTGTVAAIYPTSTVVSNVVYYTTVIKIDSNPEHFLRPGMTANVNIKVQEKKDVLAVPNLALKTFGNQTVVFVETSPGVFEKRIVKTGISDLDYTEITSGLKEGDKVIVGDIPENLLKKIK; the protein is encoded by the coding sequence ATGTTAAAGTTCTTTAAACAAAAGAAAGTAATAGCCATAATTACCGCTTTAATAATTATTCTTACAATTATATTGTACGGTTATAATACATATATGAACAACCTAAAAAAATTGCAGCAAGAAGTTAAAATAACACAGGTAACGAGAAAAACTATTACAGAAGTGGTAAATTCAACAGGTACCATTAATCCACAAGTTGGCGCTCAAATTAACGTGGGAGCTAGGGTTACAGGACAGGTTATAAAACTAAACGTACAAGTAGGAAGTGTCGTTCAAGCAGGAGAGGTTTTAGCAGAAATTGACCCAAGGCCACAAATAGCTGCTCTTGAACAAGCCAAGTCAAATTATCAAGCAGCACTAAGTAACTATAATTATGCAAAGATAAACTATGAAAGATATGCCAAATTATTCGAAGAAGGACTTATTTCAAAGGACAAATACGACAGTGTAAAAGCAAACTATCTAGCTCAAAAAGGAACAGTTGATGCTGCCAAGGCAGCTGTTAATACTGCACAGACAAACCTTGAATACTGTACTATTACAGCTCCAATAAGCGGAATGGTTTCAGCAGTTACAACGCACCAGGGAGAAACAGTAGTATCTGGATTGAATGCGCCAAACTTTGTAACAATTGATGACCTCGATAAGCTGGAAGTAGACGCTTCAATTGACGAAACAGATATCGGTAAAGTAAAGGTGGGAATGCCTGCTACATTTACGGTTCTTGCTTATCCTAACAAAACTTTTACTGGAACAGTCGCAGCAATATATCCAACTTCAACTGTAGTAAGTAACGTTGTTTACTACACAACTGTAATAAAAATCGATTCAAATCCTGAACATTTTTTGAGGCCAGGAATGACTGCAAACGTAAACATCAAGGTTCAGGAGAAGAAAGATGTATTAGCAGTACCTAATCTTGCTCTTAAGACATTTGGTAATCAAACTGTGGTTTTTGTGGAAACAAGTCCAGGAGTATTTGAAAAGAGAATAGTTAAGACTGGCATTTCAGATCTAGACTATACCGAAATAACCAGCGGCTTAAAAGAAGGAGATAAAGTAATTGTTGGAGATATTCCAGAAAACTTGTTAAAAAAGATAAAATGA